The sequence below is a genomic window from Cicer arietinum cultivar CDC Frontier isolate Library 1 chromosome 6, Cicar.CDCFrontier_v2.0, whole genome shotgun sequence.
AATCCTCCAGTTCGATGCTGTACAAATCTACAAGATATGAGTTCACAAATTCTTCAACACAGCTTATCTTTTCTATAGAGCTCAATTTCCAGAATTGAATAACTAACTTCTAACCGAAATTATCTTTTCTGTTTGGATACACAGCTTAATTAAGTTAGttataagcgctataaaaataGGGTGaaataaaaaggaagaaagcTACCTGAACGATGCGATGAGCTAAGTTGATATTGGGAGCAAGAAGGTGTTGGTGAAACTTAAGGCACaccaattcattgtttttccattgatgatgaattttttggaGCACGGAACGCGTGAGGCCAGCTTGAGGGACACTTACCTTCTTCTCCTTTTTAAGATGTATTCCAATTGTTCGCAATCGTTTAAGCTCTTCTTCCGCCAAACACGGCGCAAttacttcattcttcttcttatCTTGTTGCTGATACACCTCCTTCTCCGACGGGAAAACCGCCTCGTCGGTGCGAATCCATTCTCTGTGCAAAAACTGACGAGGGAGTAGGGTTCGGGTTggttcatcatcatcatcatcatcatcaagtgAAGCCAAATTGCGAAAGCGAAAAACGACTCGATCGATGGCGTTGAAGTTGGATTTGGTTGAGAAATAGAAACGGTTGAGAATGCCAAATGTGAATTTGAATTTGGATGGAAAAGAGAGCGAGTTCAGTGATGATAGTACCATCATTTCATTTGATAATTCATAATCAATCACATTTcctttttatacaattttattatattatataataataacgaatttaattatgtttgatgtaatgttaattaattaattacattattacatattaataaatttatattagttcTTATACTCGTTATGTTAGATGCCATCAATAAATTTTTGGTATGATAATATCGCatttaataatcattttaataagagagaaaaatatttaaaccatAATATAACAAACAATGGTTACGAAGTAATACAATAACTGTATTTAAATTTGCATACACTTGATATCAACACAATGTTTTTCCCTTTATTTTCCTCTCAATTCTCAATAGTTTGAATTTTCCCTAATTTATTGTTAGACTTAATTTAGGAATATAAAACTTATTCTTTATTATAAAACTTATTCTTTATTGTAAGATTGGAAAACTGTGTTGATGCCATGGGTGAGTGGTAGTCTAACTTCCCTGCTCCGCTACCATATTGTACTGATGATTGCTATGGCTAAAAGTTGAAACCAATCTACACAATTTATTCCGGACAAATTTATCATTGCTGCATTTATCTTTCACAATTGAATTAGTTAGTTTTGTTCAATTAGCTAGCATGCTGGCATTTGACCTAAAGATTAAGTAACATAGCTTGATAAGCAGCAAAGGTCATGATGATATGTAACACTACGTAATAGTAATTGGTTATTCAAGTTCATTGTTAGACCCCAACCACGAGTCCCTTTGATTCACAACTCATCTCTTGGGCCCAAAGTGTGGCAGTAGTATTCTAGAAGAGGTCAGAGGGAAGTGGGGAGTAACGAATAAATTGATGAGCTGAGTGGGGCATAACAAAAGTGTGGTTAGGCTGTGGGCCTATCAAATAGGCTGAAGGGGAGAGAGTGGAGCATATCTGGAATTACAATAGTTTGTTATAGGATCCTAGCTCTGTGGCAGATGGATTGTATCCTCTGTAACTTTCCCCCATCCCATCATTAAATAATACTCAGTTGATCTTTATTTGCTGTGTTTATGTTCCATTACTCTGCTTCATGTACTGGACTACTGGTTCCTAACATGCTAAGTCATGCTTGATTTTCAGGTTGGAAATATGCCATTCGGGTCTGATTTCGGTAATCAATCTGGAAATGCAATGCAAATTGATAGAGGGTCTTCTTGGATGCCTGGTCCATCAGAAAATCTAGTACAGCATTCTGGTCCTCTGGGACCACAATCTGTGGTTTCTGTTCTGGTGGGTGCTGCTAATCAGCCTCTTAGGCCCCCTGCGGTAATAGTTATTTCTGAATTGGCATTTACTTCGTAGAAATTGTCCTGCAGTATATTGATATTCTCTTATTGGGTACATGCAGTTGACGCCAGAGATGGAGAAGGCACTGCTTCAGCAAGTCATGAGTCTCACACCAGAGCAGATAAATCTTTTGCCTCCGGAACAAAGAAATCAAGTGCTGCAACTGCAACTGATGTTGCGTAAATGATGTTGTACATTTACACAATGTGATTAGGCAGTCTTAATCCTTCCAATTTGGCGTATATTCTTCTGTTACCTATGATCATGTTACCTATGATCAAAGTGGTTGGCTAGAACTATGTCAACCCGaacttttatttctttatctTCTAGTTATTTACTATTCTGCAAAATTAAGTGAAACTACTATCTCTTCATTGTTTCATGTATGAAAAGTCTATAAGTTAATCTCCTTGGTGCTCTCCGTCATCATTGTTTGGTTAAAATGATGTATTGTATAGATGTTGTACAAAGGCTACTTGTACACCGTTTATAACTCAAGAAAGCTTGCATCATTGTTTAAGAGTTACCTATATGGCTATACCGACTTACTGcttcaaaaacatgtatttttcgTCAATTCATATTTAGTTCTTCTCATTAATGTAACATTTGGATTTGTTATAATATGTATcaaattatacaaaataatGTGCATGAtagtaaaaaaatgaagaaggcTTGTTTAAGCAATTCAAATAGGAATGTGGTCACAAATTTTAAAGTTCAATGGTATACCATAACCATATTACTTTTgtcctaaataaattttaaaaataaaattggtagtaaaataaaatttatcaatatgattgatattgtttttataaGTTTGTCCTACAAAGGTAATTTATGTTCAcagcataaatatttattattggttgttgaaaaagatataaaatgattaatgatatgttgataaataaataattaatacagtTGAAGACTAAAAAGAGGTATTATAAAAATGTATGGAATTTGTCTTTGACTCTTAGTTGAATTgacaaatattgatattgttaagttgaaCAATTCGAATATGAGACATTGcagttgtgtgagttaattacgGTAATATTTAACATCTCttctaagacaaaaaaaatatataaatttttttttcaagagaaTCTCAATCCCCatactttttgttttttgtgaaaaaattgtgttttaattttgtgaattatatatttattttaccttGATAAGATACTCTTAAAGTTGAACCATTGTTATAGAGGAAAAATGAAaagatttattttcaaaaataataaaagtatttttgacattttcattgttttaagAGATATACACAATTGTCCACTTTACATTCttattaatcaataatattgacacaaattttaaaaataaaatattttcataaaataaataatttttttatatgaagtAGACCATATTCTACTAGTAAAAATGTAGAAGGATGTTCTACATGAAAAGTTCCTATTCACAAAAAGACAAGAAGACATCGAATTGTTACTAAATCATCTTCAAAATCACTCGTCGAAGATTTTCAACAATATTTCCAAAGCACCCATGTAAgggaatatttatttaaaatttgtacatttgacatacacacatatatgaaatatatcaaatgaatttttattttattttataataagagTGAATATTAGTCATCGATAAAATCGTGAATgattaagattaaaataaaaagtcacATGATTTTAAAATCCATTAGTGTAAAACTTCAATCTATTATCGAAAGCTCCAATTGAGTAGTATTTTTTTACACATTTTAAGTAAACATTGAAAGTAGATGAACAATTACCTCTATaaacaaaatgaataaaaatttatttttttggcaAAATCAACTGAAATTTGTTCTCAGCTTTAATctaataagaaaatatatagaTTTGAATGAATTTATCTCATTTAAAGTAAGAAGTTGATAAACTAAACAAATCAatagttgatattataattattcataattGATCATTCATGTGtatataatatgaaatattaattttttatattactcACTTTATTCTCTAAATTGAAATGTCTACGTTAGTAGAGACTAATTCGATTTTAATGCAACTGAAGATTGAAGTTTAATGGTTTTCttaatttacttatatttcaaacCAATTCAATCTGATAATCATTTGACGCACACATCAATACATTATTACGTATATTCGTACCTAAAGATGAGTTAGGACCTACACATTGATCCAATCTAGTTCCATGCACATCCCTATACAACCATGCCATTGAAGAAGGGGGAAAAAAccataaaacaattaaacatcaGGAAAACAAACATAACAAATCAGATTACTCAATTTAGCCATACATCCTAAAAGACACTATGCCAGAGCAGTGGAACTTCAACTGGCATTGAATCATTGAGGTGATGGATTTTGTAATCACATCTTTCAAGAACTTTGAACAAATAGGACTGCAGTTTTACAGATCTAAAATGTGCAAACAGAAGAAGAACCATTATAAATGCTTTAAGCCTGCCTCTTCATAACCCAAGATGTAGGAGAAATTAATGATATAGAGAACCCGAGCAGACTTCTTTTAATGCTATTAATTGCAACAAACAAGAAATACGTCAGCTTTAAAAGCAAAAGATGCCTTCAAATGATCCAGAAAATTTGATATCATTCCTTTATAAAATCGTAGTTATGTGCCTACCAGAAGAACTGATCCAATAGCAATGTTGATAGTACCTAGACGACTACAGGAAATGACCGATGTCAGTCAGGAACTTCTCAAAATGCAAATAGCAAAATACAACAACCCACCTTCACTCGAGAAACCCATCATTTTCCATgtttaaaaatttggaattgTCACCATTCTATATAATCGGAATCACCATCATAACAAGTAGATAATTAATCATCATTCCAATGAAGAACCTTTTTTGTATTAGTTTCTTTCATCAACCTTTCTCTTCCGTACCCTGTCTAGATGAAAAATTTGATGGCATACTCAATATTAGGCATTTACATATAAGATCCCAAAGCTGGTATATAAATCTTCTCTAAACACTGAATTATAAATGTGAGGAAATAATATATGCAACAGCtattaaaaagtattaaaatgAAACTTGTTTGGAGTTATATGCTAAAAAGTCTCCAAATttagaaatatattaataattttatattaggTCTTATACTCGTTATGTTAGATGTCAATGGCTACGAAGTAATATAATAAACTGTGTTTAAATTTGCATACACTTGATATCAACACAATGTTTTTCCCTTTATTTTCCTCTCAATTCTCAATAGTTTGAATTTCCCCTAATTTATTGTTAGACTTAATTTAGGAATATAAAACTTATTCTTTATTCTAAGGAGAAATGTATTCACCGgtcaatcaattaaaaaaaatactttttataaattaaaatagaaatgatattttattattaattataaatatatctctaaaatatattatatataaaaacagtaataaaaattaagtttctattttaatttaatttaggaaaaatcaacttcttaataaatatatgataattatcttaattaaatgataaaatgaattgatatttggGATTGAGGTTGAGGAGCAGATGGAGGTAAAAGAATGTTTGAGGAAAAAATGGTGATGGTGAATTGGGTAGAAGGCAGAGAAGAAGTTGAAgtgtttctattttgtttgtaaattattattaaataaaaaaatgaagagtttaataataaaattaacacgtcattaaaaataaccaaaaaaaaaattattttatttgctaCGTCACTTTATCACGTAATCAAAAATtacaagaattaaaattaaaaatagaggaatataaatttataaagactaaattaataaataaaattttccaGACACTAAAACTAAATTAGACATATATTACAAGGATCAAAATCACTAATTGTTGTTGCAATTCTCATATTAATCTTATTTGATTATAACTTCACAAATGAACAACTACATACATTATGATCAATCTCCTTACAAAGTTGTTCTTGCCAAATTGTGCGAACCCACCAAAACCATGCAGATGCAcggatttttttattaacatttatttaaaaaagagaaaattacaTTGAACTCCCTGAAATCTATTTGAATAATACTCACATCCCATTTAATTTTTAGGATATATTTGCCTCTACATTCACTAAAAAAGTTGtaccaaacatttttttttccactctacatttactaaaaaaagttataccaaacattttttttccacACTTATATCTATTTGTTATTCAccaaaaaacactaaaatacaCATTTTACCATACATTTAAATTGCATGTATCAGATGTATTATcatacttttataaatttaattaaagtgaaacattaattgttatataacgaacaacaaaaaacacataagcgtcactaaaaaaattgtgcagacatgatatttttattggaaATAGAAGTGGAGGgtgctttttaaaaattaggaCAGCGAGTGTTATGTAGAGAAACCTCAAATGAGATCAATATaatttctcttttaaaaaaatggacAGCATTCCTAAATTATACGTTAATAAAATAACGTGgaaagtaataaatttagacAACCGGTTAAAACTAAGAGTCACAGGTAAAGATATCTTTTACCCACCATACACAAATTAAGCAACCTGAACACACATCCTAAAAGTCacatatcaatatatatatttataagataaaagTCTATTCTGTTGTATGTACAACAACATATTATAATATTGACAATTTGTCCTTACATTAAATAACCACCGGAAGTAAGTTGCATGTATACCCACGCACTACAGTCCACGCGGAAGATCAATGTTTCTCTCTCCAATCAGAGTTTCCTCTGAGCCATGACTGGATATAATAAAATGTACAAATCAGTGAAATTCATGTATAGAAGAAGTTA
It includes:
- the LOC105852716 gene encoding uncharacterized protein, which encodes MLDFQVGNMPFGSDFGNQSGNAMQIDRGSSWMPGPSENLVQHSGPLGPQSVVSVLVGAANQPLRPPALTPEMEKALLQQVMSLTPEQINLLPPEQRNQVLQLQLMLRK